One Thermococcus alcaliphilus DNA window includes the following coding sequences:
- a CDS encoding YkgJ family cysteine cluster protein, with protein MRFKPKPLKSDVKFECKFCLDCCRGRFIYLTLHDIKNIMRRGHDPQDFILLTAEEGKIRFVLAYREWDLGCVFHDPETGKCKIHDYNPLICQIYPFMVSHKPLGIKGEEPFEYNGEKLWLYYDESCPGIGEGKEVITREEVAELGVRFHKEFEKTDLEGLNTLLNGENNGT; from the coding sequence GTGAGATTCAAGCCAAAACCATTGAAAAGCGATGTGAAGTTTGAGTGCAAATTCTGCTTAGACTGTTGTAGAGGGAGGTTCATTTACCTAACTTTGCATGACATAAAGAACATAATGAGAAGGGGGCATGATCCACAGGATTTTATCCTTTTAACTGCAGAAGAAGGGAAAATACGCTTTGTTTTGGCCTATAGGGAATGGGATCTTGGGTGTGTTTTCCACGATCCAGAGACTGGGAAATGTAAAATCCACGACTACAATCCTTTAATTTGTCAGATCTATCCGTTTATGGTGTCCCACAAGCCGCTTGGCATTAAAGGTGAGGAGCCCTTTGAATATAATGGAGAAAAGCTGTGGCTCTACTATGATGAGAGCTGTCCAGGGATTGGCGAAGGGAAAGAGGTTATAACAAGGGAGGAAGTAGCAGAACTCGGTGTGAGGTTTCATAAAGAATTTGAAAAAACTGATTTGGAAGGCTTAAACACTCTTTTGAACGGTGAAAACAATGGAACTTAG
- a CDS encoding transcriptional regulator, whose product MTVEIPLNPVGRQEIHQLESILLFATLFRPEVIELIKDPAERLTWVDSLAVAAGAIAREKAGMTTSEIARELGRTEQTIRKHLKGESKAGQLVRETYELIKQGKLDELIKTIEMIEKGGLKEVIAKEEYEKLMQEYEKLKIEYEKVREELEKMKQTVDLESLEKAREEIERLKKELETTKAELEKIRKEKKELEKELAEAKVKIMELQSKKSEEAKIKELEEKLKAKEEEIKRLERLVDEITREKMELEKKVEEFEGLADEWRKEKEELERKVNELLKENNELKQRIEELETYKIRFENLRDKIEKIKIELEKLLE is encoded by the coding sequence ATGACAGTTGAGATTCCACTGAACCCTGTTGGGAGGCAGGAGATTCACCAATTAGAAAGCATTCTCCTCTTTGCAACTCTCTTTAGGCCGGAGGTTATTGAGCTAATCAAAGACCCGGCAGAAAGGTTAACATGGGTTGACAGTTTAGCGGTTGCAGCGGGAGCAATTGCGAGAGAAAAAGCAGGAATGACAACAAGCGAGATTGCGAGGGAACTTGGTAGAACTGAGCAGACAATAAGAAAACACCTCAAGGGAGAAAGCAAAGCGGGGCAACTTGTTAGAGAAACCTACGAGCTGATAAAGCAAGGAAAGCTCGATGAGCTAATCAAAACTATTGAAATGATTGAAAAGGGTGGCTTAAAGGAGGTTATTGCTAAAGAAGAATATGAAAAGCTTATGCAGGAGTATGAAAAGCTCAAGATTGAATACGAAAAGGTCAGAGAAGAACTTGAAAAGATGAAGCAAACTGTAGACCTTGAAAGTTTGGAAAAGGCAAGAGAGGAGATAGAGAGACTCAAGAAAGAACTCGAAACAACGAAAGCAGAACTCGAAAAAATCAGGAAGGAAAAGAAAGAGCTTGAAAAAGAGCTCGCAGAGGCTAAAGTAAAAATTATGGAGCTACAAAGCAAAAAGAGTGAGGAGGCGAAAATTAAAGAGCTTGAAGAAAAGCTTAAGGCAAAGGAAGAGGAAATCAAAAGGCTGGAAAGATTGGTCGATGAGATAACACGTGAAAAGATGGAGCTTGAAAAGAAAGTCGAGGAGTTTGAGGGGCTTGCCGATGAGTGGAGAAAAGAAAAAGAAGAGCTTGAGAGAAAAGTCAATGAGCTTTTAAAAGAGAACAATGAGCTCAAACAGAGAATTGAGGAGCTTGAGACGTACAAGATCAGGTTTGAGAACCTCAGAGATAAGATAGAGAAAATAAAGATAGAGCTCGAAAAACTCCTAGAGTGA
- a CDS encoding PUA domain-containing protein: MELRYRRASSWEFDLIMKEAEKFGELKHEFFGIVEGKFRDVYAVNEEVWREIENLKVKPYAFGTFVGTIKVDKNLVEKFYPNIEFFYFVDIKKNYVVLKPKTAFLFTTGKDVPKKGVKEYNWQGSKKLVILNEEGLILGLGIINPKSEKKFIKNITDIGEFIRRHK; this comes from the coding sequence ATGGAACTTAGATACAGGAGGGCTTCCTCCTGGGAGTTTGATTTGATAATGAAGGAAGCTGAAAAGTTTGGGGAGTTAAAACATGAGTTCTTTGGAATAGTTGAGGGAAAGTTTAGGGATGTCTATGCGGTAAACGAGGAAGTTTGGAGAGAAATAGAAAACCTAAAGGTAAAGCCCTACGCATTTGGAACCTTTGTGGGTACAATAAAGGTTGACAAAAACCTTGTTGAGAAATTCTATCCAAACATTGAGTTCTTTTATTTTGTGGATATTAAGAAGAACTATGTAGTTCTAAAGCCAAAAACTGCATTTCTTTTCACAACTGGCAAAGACGTGCCGAAAAAAGGGGTCAAGGAGTACAACTGGCAGGGGAGCAAAAAGCTTGTTATCCTAAATGAAGAAGGTCTAATCCTCGGACTCGGCATTATAAACCCAAAGAGCGAAAAGAAGTTCATTAAAAACATTACGGACATTGGGGAGTTCATAAGGCGGCACAAGTAG
- a CDS encoding DUF3131 domain-containing protein, translated as MAIEFENSYKWIKQRILYNGIKAHRAGFKHLWVVYPFRNEPLRNGWVSNYLKELGMNLEIVSPEEIEERVRKFLESL; from the coding sequence TTGGCAATTGAGTTTGAGAACTCCTATAAATGGATAAAGCAGAGAATTCTTTACAATGGAATAAAGGCCCACCGTGCTGGCTTTAAACACCTCTGGGTGGTTTATCCCTTTAGAAACGAGCCTTTAAGAAACGGCTGGGTTAGTAATTATCTCAAAGAGCTCGGAATGAATCTCGAAATAGTTTCTCCAGAGGAGATTGAAGAAAGGGTTAGGAAATTTTTAGAATCCTTATAA
- a CDS encoding M1 family aminopeptidase, translating into MKARSIIVIILAVLMVMCISPSKVKLKGFQFSEVPNVKRLFEKYEETIGNETITLEIAFDGWNATTKGVQEIELSLSSPTTIPLLFENSSILKFEVEEIEVRGAKANITAFYDGRYGLLLLDIEPIENTQQIKIFYTSKYQPLFDVNMRDIIDWHIKSTKSSFYLPPEAYMGLSKVKGNLMVKVSSHTSNYTLAGLLKLPNDKYKPLLPEGDTFHTDSGRFYILLGKWNTYEKSIKIYGRSVRVIALTDEGEWVVDELAKILKVYSFYLIPYPYDEFIYIRIKGHRSEIEGFGLYGGAVGTQFENLIPHEVAHNWFGIYAELGVLDESLATYTSFLYKPTLEQADYWEGICLSSRDRTPIVDINTVTRRHQTNLYQRGGFIFRSLQFVVGNETFFQGLRELLEICHVKDCRETEKTLDLIKEIYENLTKQDLDWFFREWFYRADYPNFTVSSLKVFQKDSNYILRLNISEENGFAMPLEVKVVTPVENITKRIFVNGSSVLEVETKGRPTMIILDPDDWVPNVNGSSYRINWEKLTFERIEREEKEIEGVKIIVN; encoded by the coding sequence ATGAAAGCGCGTTCTATCATAGTGATAATCTTGGCAGTTCTCATGGTCATGTGTATTAGCCCTTCTAAGGTAAAACTCAAGGGATTCCAGTTCTCAGAAGTCCCGAATGTTAAACGTCTTTTTGAAAAGTATGAGGAAACTATTGGAAATGAAACTATAACCCTTGAGATAGCTTTTGACGGCTGGAATGCTACAACCAAAGGAGTTCAGGAGATTGAACTTTCTCTAAGCTCTCCGACTACAATACCCCTCCTCTTTGAGAACTCATCAATCTTAAAATTCGAGGTTGAGGAAATTGAAGTTCGCGGCGCAAAGGCCAATATAACAGCATTTTACGACGGAAGATATGGTCTTTTGCTACTGGATATAGAGCCTATTGAGAATACCCAGCAGATTAAAATTTTTTATACCTCAAAATATCAGCCTCTTTTTGATGTTAACATGAGGGATATAATCGATTGGCACATTAAATCAACCAAAAGCTCCTTCTACCTTCCACCCGAGGCTTATATGGGGCTTTCGAAGGTGAAGGGAAATTTAATGGTTAAAGTTTCTTCCCACACATCTAACTACACTCTCGCAGGTCTTTTAAAGCTTCCAAACGATAAATACAAGCCGCTTCTTCCAGAGGGAGATACCTTCCATACAGATAGTGGGAGATTTTACATTCTTTTGGGAAAGTGGAATACATATGAAAAGTCCATTAAAATATATGGCAGAAGTGTAAGGGTTATCGCACTAACAGATGAGGGAGAGTGGGTTGTTGACGAGCTTGCAAAAATTCTGAAAGTGTATTCCTTCTATCTGATCCCATATCCGTACGATGAATTCATTTACATCAGAATCAAAGGGCATAGAAGTGAAATTGAAGGATTCGGGCTCTATGGAGGGGCAGTAGGAACCCAATTTGAAAACCTTATTCCCCATGAAGTTGCCCACAACTGGTTTGGAATATATGCTGAGCTTGGAGTTTTAGATGAGTCTCTCGCAACATACACGTCATTTCTCTACAAACCGACGCTTGAACAAGCGGACTACTGGGAAGGAATATGCCTCAGCTCGAGGGATAGAACACCGATAGTTGATATTAACACCGTCACAAGGAGGCACCAAACCAACCTATACCAACGGGGTGGCTTTATTTTCCGCTCTCTACAGTTTGTTGTTGGAAACGAAACCTTCTTCCAAGGGCTTAGGGAGCTCCTTGAGATTTGCCACGTTAAAGACTGCAGGGAAACTGAGAAAACATTAGATCTGATTAAGGAAATCTATGAAAATCTAACCAAGCAAGATTTAGACTGGTTCTTCAGAGAGTGGTTTTATAGGGCGGACTACCCGAACTTCACGGTTTCAAGCTTAAAAGTCTTTCAAAAGGATTCAAACTACATTTTAAGGCTCAATATAAGTGAAGAGAACGGCTTTGCAATGCCCCTTGAAGTAAAAGTTGTTACGCCAGTGGAGAACATAACGAAGAGGATCTTCGTGAACGGCTCATCTGTTTTAGAAGTTGAGACCAAAGGAAGACCTACAATGATAATTCTCGATCCAGATGACTGGGTACCCAATGTTAACGGCTCCTCCTATAGGATTAACTGGGAAAAGCTCACATTTGAGAGAATCGAGAGAGAAGAGAAGGAAATAGAAGGAGTTAAGATAATTGTGAACTGA
- a CDS encoding tRNA uridine(34) 5-carboxymethylaminomethyl modification radical SAM/GNAT enzyme Elp3: protein MEEKYRKACEEIARAVISGEIKDRRELNRFKVKIAAKYHLSRIPTNSDVLRVMSREDREKFKDFLKKKPTRTISGVAVVAMMTKPFPCPHGRCIYCPGGPSEGSPQSYTGKEPSALRALQNAYHPYLIMMNRLKQLYDIGHDIDKVEVIIQGGTFPAVDLDYQEWFIKEAFKAMNDFPYFKDIENLEEKIRKAVLFGEIDEDPLFKKAWERTHKKPYYYLEEEQRKNEKAKVRMVGLTIETRPDWAMERQIDRMLKLGTTRVELGVQTVFNFIYERVKRGHTVEDTVRATQLLKDAGLKINYHMMPGLPGSNFERDLKAFQIIFEDERFRPDMLKIYPTLVTKDTLLYRWYKEGKYKPYTTEEAVELLVEVYKLLPKWVRVMRIQRDIPVQLVEAGVKHSNLGQLVFNELIKRGIRPREIRFREVGHQMQKFGVQPEVEHIKLLREDYKASEGHEVFLSFEDVKNDILIGFIRLRIPSEKAHRKEINCCPSAIVRELHVYGPLVPIGGKPKYEWQHRGYGRELLAEAERIAREEFDVKKMLIISGVGVREYYRKFGYRKDGPYVSKRLDKGYANFVKSKEFDAHLNT from the coding sequence ATGGAAGAAAAATATAGAAAAGCCTGTGAGGAGATTGCAAGGGCCGTAATTTCGGGCGAGATTAAGGATAGGAGAGAGCTCAATAGGTTTAAGGTTAAAATCGCTGCTAAATATCATCTCTCAAGGATCCCTACTAATTCAGACGTGCTTAGAGTAATGAGCAGGGAAGATAGGGAGAAGTTCAAGGACTTCCTCAAAAAGAAGCCTACCAGGACAATCAGCGGGGTTGCCGTTGTTGCAATGATGACGAAGCCATTTCCATGCCCGCATGGTAGGTGTATCTATTGTCCCGGCGGTCCAAGCGAGGGTTCTCCCCAAAGCTACACTGGAAAGGAGCCATCAGCTTTAAGGGCTCTTCAGAATGCTTATCATCCCTATCTCATAATGATGAACCGCTTGAAGCAGCTCTATGATATCGGCCACGATATAGATAAAGTTGAGGTCATTATACAGGGTGGGACTTTCCCTGCTGTTGATTTGGATTACCAAGAGTGGTTCATAAAAGAGGCATTCAAAGCCATGAACGATTTTCCCTACTTTAAGGACATTGAGAACCTTGAAGAGAAAATTAGAAAGGCAGTTCTTTTTGGAGAGATTGACGAAGACCCTCTCTTCAAAAAAGCATGGGAAAGGACTCACAAGAAGCCGTACTATTATCTTGAGGAAGAGCAGAGAAAGAACGAGAAGGCAAAGGTCAGAATGGTGGGATTAACTATTGAAACAAGGCCAGATTGGGCTATGGAAAGACAAATCGACAGAATGCTCAAGCTCGGCACAACGAGAGTAGAGCTTGGAGTTCAGACGGTCTTCAATTTCATCTATGAGAGGGTAAAGAGGGGGCACACCGTTGAAGACACCGTGAGAGCTACACAGCTCCTCAAAGATGCTGGTCTTAAGATAAACTACCACATGATGCCGGGTTTGCCGGGAAGCAACTTTGAGAGGGACTTAAAGGCCTTCCAAATAATCTTTGAAGATGAGCGCTTCAGGCCTGATATGCTCAAAATTTACCCCACTCTGGTCACAAAGGACACGCTCCTCTACAGATGGTATAAGGAAGGGAAATATAAGCCTTACACGACTGAAGAAGCTGTCGAGCTGCTTGTTGAAGTGTACAAACTCCTTCCAAAATGGGTTAGAGTTATGAGGATTCAGAGAGACATCCCGGTTCAGCTTGTTGAAGCTGGAGTAAAGCACTCCAATTTGGGACAGCTGGTGTTCAATGAGCTCATAAAGAGGGGCATAAGGCCGAGGGAGATAAGGTTCAGAGAAGTCGGACATCAGATGCAGAAGTTTGGGGTTCAGCCAGAGGTTGAGCACATCAAATTGCTAAGGGAGGATTATAAAGCAAGCGAGGGACATGAGGTATTCCTGAGCTTTGAGGACGTGAAGAACGACATTCTAATCGGCTTCATCAGGCTTAGAATCCCAAGTGAAAAAGCCCACAGGAAGGAAATAAACTGCTGTCCATCAGCAATAGTTAGGGAGCTTCACGTTTATGGACCTTTGGTTCCAATAGGAGGAAAGCCGAAGTACGAGTGGCAGCACAGGGGTTACGGAAGGGAGCTTTTAGCTGAAGCGGAAAGAATAGCGAGAGAAGAATTCGACGTAAAGAAGATGCTCATTATAAGCGGTGTCGGCGTTAGGGAATACTACAGAAAATTCGGCTACAGAAAGGATGGCCCATATGTGAGCAAGAGGCTTGACAAGGGCTATGCAAACTTTGTGAAAAGCAAAGAGTTTGATGCGCATTTGAACACCTGA
- the alaS gene encoding alanine--tRNA ligase → MIMDMSTRMFKEEGWIRKTCKVCGKPFWTLDPDRETCGDPPCDEYEFIGNPGIPKKYTLDEMREKFLSFFERKGHGRVKRYPVLPRWRDDVLLVGASIMDFQPWVISGEADPPANPLTISQPSIRFTDIDNVGITGRHFTIFEMMAHHAFNYPGKPIYWMDETVEYAYEFFTKDLGMKGEDITFKENPWAGGGNAGPAFEVLYRGLEVATLVFMQYKLAPPDADPSQVVEIKGDKYVPMDTRVVDTGYGLERLVWMSQGTPTAYDAVLDYVIEPLKKMAGIEKIDDRILMENSKLAGMFDIEDMGDLRVLRETVAKRVGIDPDELTRLVRPYELIYAIADHTKALTFMLSDGVVPSNVKAGYLARLLIRKSIRHLRELGLEIPLSEIVAMHIKALHKTFPEFKEMEDVVLDMVNVEEKKYAETLKRGSGLVKREIEKLKKQGINELPLEKLILFYESHGLTPEIVKEIAEKEGMKVKVPDNFYSLVAKEAEKTAKKEEEKRIVDFELVQDLPDTRTLYYEDPFMKEFDAKVLRVIDDWVVLDQTAFYPEGGGQPCDLGELNGIKVLDVQKIGKVILHKVEKPEVFKEGGTVRGKIDWQRRIQHMRHHTGTHVLMGALVRVLGKHVWQAGSQLSTDWARLDIAHYKRISEEELKEIELLANRVVMEDREVKWEWLPRTEAEQKYGFRLYQGGVVPGRIIRILNIKDWDVQACGGTHLPRTGLIGPIKILRTERIQDGVERIIFTCGEATIKEWQKEREILSRTSEVFRVPPEKLPETAERFFEEWKQARKEVEKLNKELAKLLVYELESKVEKIGEIEFIGAIVEGEIDHLREAALKLKKPKRVVALISEDSKAVVVSVGDEIPHKAGDLIRIITKVAGGGGGGKKDLAQGKIKNVLKAKEALEELKKAL, encoded by the coding sequence ATGATCATGGACATGAGTACAAGGATGTTTAAGGAAGAAGGGTGGATAAGAAAAACCTGTAAGGTCTGTGGAAAACCTTTTTGGACGCTTGACCCAGATAGAGAAACCTGTGGGGATCCACCATGTGATGAGTACGAATTCATAGGAAACCCGGGCATCCCAAAGAAGTACACTCTCGACGAGATGCGTGAGAAGTTCCTGAGCTTTTTTGAGAGAAAGGGACACGGAAGAGTAAAACGCTACCCCGTTTTACCCAGATGGAGAGACGATGTGCTCCTCGTTGGAGCGAGCATAATGGACTTCCAACCGTGGGTTATAAGTGGTGAAGCCGATCCCCCCGCAAATCCACTCACGATAAGCCAGCCATCAATAAGGTTTACCGACATAGACAACGTTGGAATAACTGGTAGGCACTTCACGATATTTGAAATGATGGCACACCATGCTTTCAACTATCCAGGAAAGCCAATTTATTGGATGGATGAGACCGTTGAATATGCCTACGAGTTTTTCACCAAGGATTTGGGGATGAAAGGAGAAGATATAACCTTTAAGGAGAACCCGTGGGCTGGTGGAGGAAACGCTGGTCCGGCTTTTGAGGTTCTCTACCGCGGTTTAGAAGTTGCCACTTTAGTGTTCATGCAGTATAAGTTAGCCCCTCCAGACGCTGATCCCTCTCAGGTTGTTGAGATTAAGGGAGATAAGTATGTCCCGATGGATACGAGGGTCGTTGATACTGGTTATGGGCTTGAAAGGCTTGTCTGGATGAGCCAAGGCACTCCAACGGCATATGATGCAGTCTTGGACTATGTCATTGAGCCCCTCAAAAAGATGGCTGGAATTGAAAAAATAGACGACAGAATCCTCATGGAGAACTCAAAATTAGCGGGAATGTTTGATATTGAAGACATGGGTGATTTGAGAGTATTGAGGGAGACAGTTGCAAAGAGGGTTGGAATTGATCCAGATGAACTTACGAGACTCGTTAGACCGTATGAACTGATATACGCAATAGCCGACCATACAAAAGCTCTCACCTTTATGCTTTCCGATGGTGTTGTTCCCTCTAATGTTAAAGCTGGTTACCTTGCCAGACTCCTCATAAGAAAGAGCATAAGACACCTCAGGGAGCTCGGTTTGGAAATTCCCCTCAGCGAAATAGTTGCAATGCACATAAAGGCTTTACACAAGACTTTCCCAGAGTTCAAGGAAATGGAAGATGTTGTTCTTGATATGGTCAACGTTGAAGAAAAGAAATACGCAGAGACCCTAAAGAGGGGAAGTGGATTAGTCAAGAGAGAAATCGAAAAGCTTAAAAAACAAGGCATTAACGAACTCCCCCTTGAGAAGCTTATTCTCTTCTATGAGAGCCACGGCTTGACTCCCGAAATCGTCAAGGAGATTGCGGAGAAAGAAGGCATGAAAGTCAAGGTTCCGGACAACTTCTACAGCCTAGTTGCCAAAGAGGCTGAAAAAACTGCCAAAAAAGAAGAGGAGAAGAGAATAGTGGACTTTGAGCTCGTTCAAGACTTGCCAGATACGAGAACTCTCTACTATGAAGATCCGTTTATGAAGGAGTTTGATGCAAAGGTGCTTAGGGTAATAGACGACTGGGTGGTTTTGGATCAGACTGCGTTTTACCCCGAGGGCGGAGGTCAGCCGTGTGATTTGGGTGAGCTCAACGGAATTAAAGTACTCGATGTCCAGAAAATTGGCAAAGTAATCCTCCACAAGGTGGAGAAGCCTGAGGTTTTCAAAGAAGGAGGCACCGTTCGCGGAAAAATTGACTGGCAGAGGAGAATACAGCACATGAGGCACCACACCGGTACTCACGTTCTCATGGGAGCCCTTGTTAGGGTTCTTGGAAAACACGTTTGGCAGGCCGGTTCTCAATTGAGCACCGATTGGGCTAGATTAGATATAGCTCACTACAAGCGCATCAGCGAAGAGGAGCTCAAGGAGATAGAGCTCTTAGCTAACAGGGTAGTAATGGAAGACAGGGAAGTAAAATGGGAATGGCTGCCAAGAACCGAGGCGGAGCAAAAGTACGGCTTTAGGCTTTATCAGGGAGGAGTAGTGCCGGGTAGGATAATTAGAATTTTGAACATTAAAGACTGGGATGTGCAGGCATGCGGTGGTACCCACTTACCTAGAACGGGCTTAATAGGTCCAATAAAGATACTTAGGACAGAAAGAATACAGGATGGAGTTGAGAGGATAATATTCACATGTGGCGAGGCAACTATCAAGGAATGGCAGAAGGAAAGGGAGATATTAAGCAGAACGAGTGAGGTATTTAGAGTTCCTCCAGAGAAACTGCCAGAGACTGCAGAGAGGTTCTTTGAAGAATGGAAGCAAGCAAGGAAAGAAGTGGAGAAGCTCAACAAAGAACTTGCGAAGCTTTTAGTCTATGAGCTCGAGAGCAAAGTTGAGAAAATAGGAGAGATTGAGTTCATTGGAGCTATAGTGGAGGGAGAGATAGATCACTTAAGAGAAGCAGCTCTGAAGCTTAAGAAACCAAAGAGGGTTGTTGCTTTGATAAGTGAAGACAGCAAAGCCGTTGTAGTCAGCGTTGGTGATGAAATACCACACAAAGCCGGTGATTTGATAAGGATAATCACGAAGGTTGCAGGCGGAGGCGGTGGAGGTAAGAAAGACCTTGCCCAAGGAAAGATAAAGAACGTCCTGAAGGCTAAGGAAGCTCTAGAGGAGCTCAAAAAGGCTCTCTAA
- a CDS encoding Nif3-like dinuclear metal center hexameric protein, protein MVEGEEIIAFLDEYLSINSFPDKSRNGLQVEGREEVEKIAFAVDACMDTFVKARALGADMLIVHHGLIWGGIEYVRGLVQKRLKFLLENEMNLYAAHLPLDVHPEVGNNAQLLKLLGLEPKEPFGEYNGISIGYISEFEEPKPLPLVAQILVEKLKTEYVKAYEFGVEEIKSVAVVSGRGGFAIPEAIEKGVDLFITGEFLHDDYHTAKEGKLTVIAAGHYATETLGVKALMPILREKFGVKTVFVDNPTGL, encoded by the coding sequence ATGGTGGAAGGGGAGGAAATTATCGCGTTCCTTGATGAGTATTTAAGCATAAACTCTTTTCCCGATAAATCCCGAAACGGACTACAAGTTGAGGGAAGAGAAGAGGTGGAAAAGATCGCTTTTGCAGTTGATGCCTGTATGGACACCTTTGTTAAGGCCAGAGCTTTAGGAGCAGATATGTTAATAGTCCATCACGGCTTAATATGGGGCGGAATAGAGTATGTCAGAGGGCTTGTGCAGAAGAGGCTTAAGTTTCTTCTCGAAAATGAGATGAACCTCTACGCTGCTCATTTGCCTCTTGACGTTCATCCCGAGGTAGGAAACAATGCCCAGCTTTTGAAGCTCTTAGGTTTGGAGCCAAAGGAACCCTTCGGAGAGTACAACGGAATAAGCATTGGATACATTTCGGAATTTGAGGAACCAAAACCTTTACCCTTGGTGGCACAAATACTTGTAGAGAAGCTGAAGACTGAGTATGTAAAAGCCTATGAATTTGGAGTCGAGGAAATAAAAAGCGTTGCAGTAGTCAGCGGCAGGGGAGGATTTGCAATCCCAGAGGCAATAGAAAAAGGTGTTGATCTCTTCATAACGGGAGAGTTTTTACACGACGATTATCACACAGCTAAGGAAGGAAAGTTAACCGTTATAGCGGCAGGACATTATGCCACAGAAACCCTTGGAGTTAAAGCTTTAATGCCCATCCTAAGAGAGAAATTTGGGGTCAAGACTGTGTTTGTTGATAACCCAACGGGATTATAA
- a CDS encoding KaiC domain-containing protein — protein sequence MIKRVKTGIPGMDEILHGGIPERNVVLLSGGPGTGKTIFSQQFLWNGLQMGEPGIYVALEEHPVQVRQNMAQFGWDVKPYEEQGMFAMVDAFTAGIGKSKEYEKYIVHDLTDIREFIDVLRQAIKDINAKRVVVDSVTTLYINKPAMARSIILQLKRVLAGTGCTSIFVSQISVGERGFGGPGVEHGVDGIIRLDLDEIDGELKRSLIVWKMRGTSHSMRRHPFEITDKGITVYANKVLKRGGIVEI from the coding sequence GTGATTAAGAGAGTAAAAACTGGTATTCCGGGGATGGATGAGATACTTCATGGAGGAATTCCGGAGAGAAACGTAGTTTTGCTCAGCGGAGGCCCGGGAACAGGAAAGACAATATTCAGCCAGCAGTTCTTATGGAATGGCCTACAAATGGGTGAACCCGGGATTTATGTAGCTCTTGAAGAGCATCCAGTTCAAGTTAGGCAAAATATGGCTCAGTTTGGATGGGATGTCAAGCCATATGAAGAGCAAGGAATGTTTGCCATGGTGGATGCCTTCACAGCTGGAATCGGGAAGTCTAAAGAGTATGAGAAGTATATAGTCCATGATTTAACCGATATTAGGGAGTTCATAGATGTATTGAGGCAAGCTATAAAAGACATCAATGCCAAAAGGGTTGTTGTCGATTCTGTTACGACGCTCTATATAAACAAGCCCGCTATGGCTAGAAGCATAATCCTTCAGCTCAAGAGGGTCTTAGCTGGCACTGGATGTACAAGTATATTTGTGAGCCAGATCAGCGTTGGAGAAAGGGGATTTGGAGGGCCTGGAGTAGAGCACGGTGTTGACGGTATTATAAGACTCGATCTTGACGAGATCGATGGCGAGCTTAAACGCTCTCTCATAGTGTGGAAGATGCGTGGTACAAGTCATTCAATGAGAAGGCATCCATTTGAGATAACCGACAAGGGAATAACAGTCTATGCGAATAAAGTTCTGAAGAGAGGTGGGATTGTAGAAATTTGA
- the speD gene encoding adenosylmethionine decarboxylase: MDTIGYHYVVEASGCDPEVLKDPNKIREIFLEAAKVGNMEVKASYFFRFSPTGVSGVVIVAESHISVHTWPEEGYAALDVYTCGEKADPEKAVDYILEKFKAQYAHVSEVKRGIKEEEGTFTHMILTWEEKLDRRNER, translated from the coding sequence ATGGACACCATTGGATATCACTACGTGGTTGAAGCCTCAGGATGCGATCCAGAGGTTCTAAAAGATCCAAACAAGATAAGAGAGATTTTCCTAGAGGCAGCAAAAGTAGGAAACATGGAAGTTAAGGCGAGCTACTTTTTTAGGTTCTCACCGACTGGAGTTAGCGGAGTTGTTATTGTTGCCGAGAGCCATATTTCTGTTCATACATGGCCAGAGGAAGGATATGCGGCATTAGATGTTTACACATGCGGCGAGAAGGCAGATCCAGAGAAGGCCGTTGATTACATCCTTGAGAAGTTCAAAGCTCAGTACGCTCACGTCTCAGAAGTCAAAAGAGGTATCAAAGAGGAAGAGGGCACATTCACCCACATGATCCTAACATGGGAAGAAAAATTAGACAGAAGAAACGAGAGATAA
- a CDS encoding initiation control protein YabA, whose protein sequence is MIKRILCKDLYEEIERLERSVVELEEQIIELKTQLSMKTEEATSLYIENQSLRHKIEMLEKSHKQLIEMLKKMKIPFVVVNEDEFEDVEVDK, encoded by the coding sequence ATGATAAAAAGAATACTATGCAAAGACCTCTATGAAGAAATAGAACGGCTTGAGCGCTCTGTTGTGGAGCTTGAGGAACAGATAATTGAGTTAAAGACCCAGCTCAGCATGAAAACTGAAGAAGCAACGAGTCTCTATATCGAGAACCAAAGCCTGAGACACAAAATAGAAATGCTGGAAAAAAGTCATAAACAGCTCATTGAGATGCTTAAAAAGATGAAAATTCCTTTTGTTGTCGTAAATGAGGATGAGTTTGAAGACGTTGAAGTCGACAAATAA